CGCAAGCATCGTAGAGATTTCCTCCCGGGTAAGAGTCGACCCATGTACCCGCGCCGGATCGTACTGCGCCATCTGAAGTTTCACCGACGCAAGCGAGGTGGCGGTACCCGCAACGGAAACGAGCATGTCAGGGCGCATCGGCGCATCCTCAAAAAACCGAGCTAGCTCGCCTTTGATCACTGCGCGCGCTGCCCTTAGCTCGTCTGAGGTGGGCGGATCGCCGTGAAAGAACATCTCGGTGATGCGCCGGGAACCAACGTCGATCGACATCGAACGCTCAACCTCTGGCTCTGTGCGGCCTGAGCGCGAGCCTGCTCTTCCGTATACAATCTCTGTTGAGCCGCCGCCAATGTCGTTCAGGAGTATCCGCGAGTCCTCGAGCTGCCAGGTAGCACCCGCGAACGACAGATAAGCCTCCCTCTCTCCGCTGATGATTGAAACGGGAACCCCCGATGTGGTTGCCGCAGATATAAACGTCGCCGAGTTGAGTGCGTCGCGCGCCGCTGAAGTCGCTACCGCAATAACCTGGCGGACCCCCGCCTCCTCGATCTTCGCGCGGTAAACTCCAAGCACATCGGCGACCCTTGTGATCGCTTCATCCGAGAGGCTCTGTGACTCGGCTAGACCCTCTCCAAGATGAGTGATATCGGCGCTTCTTGCGACCTCGGTCAATACCCCGGGTCCGACATCGGCGATGAGCAGACGAGTGGTGACCGTTCCGATGTCTATAGCAGCCATGCGAACGGCTTCCTGCGCCATCTACGCGTCCTCCAGGTAGGTGCGGCATAGATCTGACGGGCAGCAACAGGCGGTCATTGAGGAAACCACGCTCTCGCCAACAGGATCGTCGAGTCCCGCCAGATATGTCGCTACATGGGCGTGAATGCACTTGGTGGAAAGCGGGCTTCTCTGTCCCGCGATGCCGACATCAGGGGTCGGGTCGGTTCCGCCCGCGAAGCTTGCGCGCATTGCCCGATATCGCGCGTCTGTTGCGATCATACGGCTGCGCAGATCCGGTTCTGTGGCGAGCTTCTCGGCCCACTCAGAAACCGCGGTCGTGCTCTCCAGCCCATTAATGTAGAGGACCAACCATGGGCAGGTCAGGTAGAAAAGCGTCGGAAAATATGTGCCGTCCTCCAACTGAGGAGCGGTAGCGATCACCGCAGGCCTTTGGTAGATGCACCGAGTCCTTACCGACCAACTCCCGCGTGGTTTACGGTCAAGCTGGCCAGCGACTAGGATGGCATCCACTTCCGAGAAACCAGTGGACTCCTCGATACAGAAAACTGCCACTTGAGATCACCCGTCAAAGCCGAAGATAAAGTCGAGCACGCGACGCCAAAGCCCGGCGGGCATCTGCTGAGCAGAGCTCGCGACAGAAAGTTCGGCGGGCACCCCCTCTGTTGCGGCAGCGCCGTCAACTACTACATACACATTCTCCCCCTCTTTTACCAACCCCAGATTCTCGCGCGCGATCATCTCGACTCCTTCGGGAGTGTTGAGTTGATCAACTTCCTCGCGGATGGCCGCATTGCGCTCCTGAACGTAGTTGAGTTCGGCGGCGAGGACTTCCTTTTCCCGCAAGGCTTGATATTGAAGGCGAGCGACCGGGTAGAAAAACCAGGCGGCTGCGACAAGAACTGCCACTAGCGCCAAGGGAACTACAGGGATGCGCCGACCCGAACGCCGTCCTTTTTTCGAGACGGCCTTCCTGGTCGATCGGGTTCCTTTGTACGACTTATTCTTCGATTTCATGTGCCTATGTGGTGTGTGCGAACCGACCCAATATATGCCGCGAGTTTAGCCGCGTTACACGCATCTTATCACATGACCTAGTAGGTGATGCCAACTCCAGCTGTTGCCTCTGCGCTCCTGTGACACTTCAGGCAGTTGCCGTCAAAGGCCTTTTGCTCTTCGGATGCGACAGGTTGCCTTGTAGCTCCTGCAGATCCTGCCCAACTCATCCAAAGCCATGCTCTGGAAGTTCCTGTGACGCTAGTGCCCCTTGGAGTTTGGGAGTGCGGGAAGGTATAGCCTGTTCTGGTAGAGCTATCGGTTTGGTCGTGGCAGCTCTCGCAATCTGTTACAGGAGCCCATGCGATCGGAAGACCGGCTCTGCTCGTAGCTGTAGTAGAGCCTACAGTTGGATGTCCTGTTTTCGATACAGGTGTGTGATCACCTATGTTTTGGTGGCGATTCTCCGCCCACCACCGCGTCTCCCCATCAACGGTCCAGCTTCCCACCACCGCAAGCATCGTGGAGGTGTGGCAAAGGTTGCAGTTGTATCCGGTGCGAACGAGCGACTCTGTTGAATCGGGCCAAACGGTGCCCGAAAGGGCGGTTGTCGTGATGCCTGAAAGATTAGGGCTTGCAAGCGCTGTTGTAAGCAGCGCATCGGTTGCCGGGTTCAAAAGCTTCTGAGAGATGACTTGATACTGCGAGCCTCCGACACCATGCGGGTTGTTCAGGTGACATCCGATAGAGGTGCAAGCAGCATTATCTCCAGAGCCGTGAGGTCCTCCGGCCTCCCACGTTATAACGACGTTTGTGACCGTAGAAGCCCCAGCCCTGTGACACCCCGTGCAGGTGGCATCTTGAGTGTTTAGCAGGAATATCCCATCCCCTCTTGCTCTATGGACAGAGTGACACACTCCGCACTTGGCGGTTGTGGCTTTATATCCTCCGTGTACTCCAGGCGATGTGGGGTTATCCCCTACCCATCTCAAGTAATCACCTCTGCCGCCAGGACCTGCTCTTGTATCTGGAGCGTAGTAGTCAGGAGCTCCCCATGTCCTTACGTGAAGCCCGGGGTGGCAGGTGTTGCACCTGACATCGTTGTTGGCAACCGCTGTAGATATCGTGATATCGACGTTTGGAGCGTGGCAAAGGGCGCAATCTCCGTTGTGTTCAGGAATAAGGTTTGAGACGTGACACGCACCGCAACTTGCGGGGAAGGGTGCGAGCCCTCCGTCGTGAAGTGCATCGTGGCCGGCTCCCACATGACAGGTCTCACATGCAAAAGGCTCGGTCACACTCATCGCCGAGACTTGCTGCGCCGAGACTTCCCCTGAATCTCCAGATAAAGACTGCCCTGATACTCCGGAAGATCCCTCCGGCAGGATAGCAAAGGCAGGAACCGATCCTGAAGGCCCAGCGTGGCACGTAAGGCAGGTAAAGGGCTGGCCCGCTCGGGTTGTAAGCCCTCTGTGCTCCGTGGTAATCGCTCGGTCGTGGCAAAGTCCGCACTGGGACGAGCTTGTAGTGGCGTGGCGCTCAGATTCCCGCAGCGGGGTATGGATATGCGCGCGAGTAACTATTGGTCCACCTTTTTGC
This genomic window from Actinomycetota bacterium contains:
- a CDS encoding Ppx/GppA family phosphatase — encoded protein: MAQEAVRMAAIDIGTVTTRLLIADVGPGVLTEVARSADITHLGEGLAESQSLSDEAITRVADVLGVYRAKIEEAGVRQVIAVATSAARDALNSATFISAATTSGVPVSIISGEREAYLSFAGATWQLEDSRILLNDIGGGSTEIVYGRAGSRSGRTEPEVERSMSIDVGSRRITEMFFHGDPPTSDELRAARAVIKGELARFFEDAPMRPDMLVSVAGTATSLASVKLQMAQYDPARVHGSTLTREEISTMLARLSAMSIESRKGVVGLHPGRAPVIVAGVMVLDCIMELSGVDSTMVSEHDILYGILLDVYATKNDRFGPAGI
- a CDS encoding DUF501 domain-containing protein yields the protein MIATAPQLEDGTYFPTLFYLTCPWLVLYINGLESTTAVSEWAEKLATEPDLRSRMIATDARYRAMRASFAGGTDPTPDVGIAGQRSPLSTKCIHAHVATYLAGLDDPVGESVVSSMTACCCPSDLCRTYLEDA
- a CDS encoding septum formation initiator family protein codes for the protein MKSKNKSYKGTRSTRKAVSKKGRRSGRRIPVVPLALVAVLVAAAWFFYPVARLQYQALREKEVLAAELNYVQERNAAIREEVDQLNTPEGVEMIARENLGLVKEGENVYVVVDGAAATEGVPAELSVASSAQQMPAGLWRRVLDFIFGFDG